From Methylophaga thalassica:
CTCTTGGATCTTGCTGAGATGGGTGTGCCCTCTGCCACTGAATATCTGGACTTAATCAGTCCACAGTATATTGCTGACCTAGTTTCATGGGGGGCAATAGGTGCCAGAACCACTGAAAGCCAGGCTCATCGAGAGCTAGCATCCGGTCTTTCCTGCCCAGTTGGCTTTAAAAATGCAACAGACGGTGGTGTGCAAATTGCTGTAGATGCCTGTTTATCAGCGTCAAAACCACATCATTTTATGTCACTTACCAAAGCAGGACGTTCTGCCATTTTCTCGACTACAGGCAATCCTGACTGCCATATTATTTTACGTGGTGGTCGTGAACCTAACTTTGATAGCGACAGCATCAATGCAGCAGCAGATGTCATCACCCGTTCGGGTCAAGATGTCAGAATCATGATCGATTGTAGTCACGCCAATAGTGGCAAAAATCATATTCAACAAGAAACGGTATGCCGAGAAGTTGCTGCCCAAATCGCTAATGGTGAGAAACGTATTGTCGGACTCATGCTGGAAAGCAACCTAGTCGCTGGCCGACAAAATGCAGAATCTGGTAAAGAATTGGTCTATGGGCAGAGTATTACTGATGCGTGTATGGCTTGGGATAATACAGAAGACTTACTCAGAGAATTAGCAACAGCTGTCCAGCAACGTCGTGAAAAGTCATAATTTTGAGCCAACGACATCGCTGTTTCTTGACCTGTTAAGTTGCTCACAGATAAAGCATTAATATCATAGCCATAACTTCGATATTCGTGCTTTTTAAGCTATAATTATCGATTACCATTTACAGCCGAACTAACAGCGTGCTGAAATGACAACTAATTCCTGAGAAAATCAGTAGGTTATTAAATGGCAGATTATGCCCTCATACTCATAAGTACGATACTGGTCAATAATATTGTCCTCGTCAAATTCCTGGGACTATGCCCTTTCATGGGTGTGTCGCGTAAGCTTGAAACAGCGATGGGAATGGCGCTCGCCACAACATTTGTGTTGACCCTGTCATCGATCAGTAGCTATCTGATTAATGAATATCTACTTGCTCCATTCGGTATTGAATTCCTGCGTACCATCAGTTTTATTTTCGTTATTGCTGTGGTTGTTCAGTTCACTGAAATGGTCGTTCACAAAACTAGTCCTCTGCTTTATCAGGTATTAGGTATTTTCTTACCATTGATTACAACTAACTGTGCCGTACTCGGTGTTGCTTTGCTGAATGTTCAGGAAAAACATGGATTTATTGAATCAGCGCTGTATGGCTTTGGTGCAGCTTTAGGTTTTTCAATGGTGTTGATAATTTTCGCAGGTATGCGTGAACGTCTTGCTGCAGCCGATGTTCCTGTTCCTTTCCAAGGTGCTGCTATCGGGCTTATTACCGCAGGCCTGATGTCTATGGCCTTTATGGGTTTTACCGGACTGGTGAAAGGATAAGCCCATGTTGACTGCAGTAATTGCTTTAACGCTTCTGGCGTTGATTCTCGGTTTGCTATTAGGCTTTGCATCGGTCAAATTCAAAGTTGAAGGCGATCCAATTGTCGACCAGATCGATAAAATTCTTCCTCAAACTCAATGCGGTCAATGTAGTTTTGCTGGTTGCCGGCCTTATGCTGAAGCCATTGCTGCCGGTGAAGTGGATATTAACCGTTGCCCGCCTGGTGGCGAATCCACCATTCAAGCGCTTGCCGATCTATTGGATGTTGAACCAAAACCACTTGATGAAGAATGTGGCGTCGAAAAACCCAAAATGCTTGCGGTGATTGATGAACAACGTTGTATTGGCTGTACTTTATGTATTCAAGCCTGCCCTGTCGATGCGATTTTGGGTGCAGCAAAACATATGCACACGGTTATCGCCGATGAGTGTACGGGTTGTGAACTATGCTTAGAGCCTTGTCCGGTGGATTGTATTGACATGGTTGAAATGACACCTAATCCCAATACCTGGCGCTGGCCAGATCCTTCTCACGTCCAACTGGAGCGTGGAGAAAGAATATGACAAAAACTTTAGGTTCTTTTCCAGGTGGCTTGAAATTACCCGGTCACAAAAAGCGTTCAACGCAAACACCTATCCGTAAAACGCCTTTAGCTAAAAGGCTGACCTTACCGCTGCAACAGCATATTGGTAGTGCCGCCATTCCTATTGTCGAAGTGGGTGACAAGGTGCTTAAAGGTCAGCAAATTGCTCGCGCCGATGGTCATGTTTCGGTCTGTTTACATGCGCCAAGTTCCGGCACCATTATCGCTATTGAAGATCAGCCTATTCCGCATCCATCAGGTCTGACAGCACCCTGCATCACCATCGAAACAGATGGGGAAGATTGCTGGGTAGAACGTCATCCGGTAAAAGACTACCGCTCACTTTCTGCCCATGAGATTCGTCAAATTGTACGCGATGCTGGCATTGTGGGACTTGGCGGCGCGGGCTTCCCTAGCTTTATCAAGCTCAACCCCGGCGTGCACCATACCGTCGAAACACTTCTACTGAATGGGGCAGAATGTGAGCCTTATATCAGCTGCGATGACATGCTGATGCGTGAACGGGCTGACGGCATTATAGATGGCGTCGAAATCATGCAATATGCCCTTCGGGCTCGCGAAGTCATCCTGGCGATAGAAGATAATAAACCGCAAGCCATTTCAGCGATGGAGCTGGCTTTAGCATCTCGACCACATTTGCAAAATACCCGGCTCGTTGTCGTTCCAACACGTTATCCAACCGGCGGTGAAAAGCAGCTTATTCAAGTGGTAACGGGTAAAGAAGTCCCCAGCAATGGTTTGCCTATCGATTTAGGTATTGTTAGCCACAATATGGGGACGGCTTATGCGGTGGGTCGTGCTATTCACCACGGTGAACCTTTAATTTCAAGAATCGTGACGGTCACCGGTAAAGATGTGACTCATGCAGGTAACTTTGAAACCCTATTCGGTACCCCTATCTCAGAAGTTTTAGCTTACGCCGAAACGAAACGGGAACCGGATGAAGCCTTTATTCTTGGTGGTCCGATGATGGGCTTTAGCTTGTCAGGTGATAACCTGCCAGTGACAAAAACAGCAAACTGTATTCTTGCTGGTGTAGATGATGCTGCTCCGGCACAAGAACCCTTGCCATGCATTCGTTGTGGAGATTGTGCAAGTGCTTGTCCTGCCAGCTTACTGCCTCAGCAACTCTATTGGCATTCACGCGCAAAAGATTTTGACCAGACCCGCGATTACAATTTATTCGATTGTATTGAGTGTGGCTGCTGTGATTATGTCTGCCCAAGTAAAATTCCGCTTGTTTCTTATTTCCGCTTTGCCAAAACTGAGATTATGAATCAGGAGCGTGAGCGTAAAAAATCAGATCTTGCCCGAGATCGTTTTGAAACTCGTCAGGCACGGTTAGAACGTGAACAACGCGAGAAAGAAGAACGTCAACGTCAGCGTAAAGCCGCTCTAGCAGCCTCAAAAGCCAAAAAAGAACAACAAGAAAAGACTGCAGAAACAGCTGACGCGGATAATAAGGAGACAGAGTAAAAATGGCGATATTCCGAATGAGCCCGCCATTTTTGGCAGGCACTAACCGCGTCACCATGCAAATGCTGCAAGTCATCTTTGCGATGATTCCAGCGATAGCCGCTATGGTCTATTTCTTTGGCCCAGCGGTTTTAATCAATATCAGTCTGGCGCTGACGGTCGCTTTATTAGCGGAAGCGATTTTATTAAAGCTTCGCAAACGTCCTGTTAAACCGTTTATTACAGATGGTAGTGCTGCCGTTACCGCTATACTACTGGCCGTGGCTATTCCGCCACTGTCGCCATGGTGGCTAACCGTCACTGGCGTTTTATTTGCGATCGTGTTTGCCAAACACCTATATGGTGGCCTGGGATATAACCCGTTTAATCCGGCGATGATAGGTTATGTATTGTTACTGGTTTCCTTCCCCCTTGAAATGACAACCTGGTTACCTGTTAAATCACTGACAGATAACCCCCTTGACTTACATTCCGCCTTTCAATTGATTTTTTATGGTCAGACCAATGCCGGTTGGGTTGCTGATACCGTATCCGGTGCCACGCCACTAGATACCATGAAAACCCAGATAGGCCAATCGATTGCACCCGCTTATATTGTGAATCAGAACCTGTTTGGCAGCTTAGGTGGACTTGGCTGGGAATGGATCAATATCTGGTTTGCCGTTGGTGGGCTCTATCTTCTATATCGTCGCGTTATCAGCTGGCATGTGCCTGTTGCCATGATTGGTACGATGTTTGTGTTGAGCGGCGTTACCTATTTATTCGCCCCAGAAATAACGGGGTCACCCCTATTTCATTTGATGAGCGGTGGCACCATGATTGGCGCTTTCTTTATTGCCACTGATCCTGTCTCCGGTTCCACCACAGTGAAAGGTCGATTAGTATTCGGCGCTGGAGTTGGCGCGTTGACCTACATTATTCGTGTCTGGGGTGGTTATCCTGATGGTGTTGCTTTTGCTGTTTTATTAATGAATATGCTGGCACCCTTGATCGATTATTACACACAACCCAAAGTCTACGGGGCCACGAAATAATGGCTGATTTTAAAAAACATGTATTAAGAGTAGGCGCCGTTCTTGGTCTTTTTGCTATCGTAGCGACCACAATGGTGGCTTTTACAGAGCAAAATACTCGCCAGCAAATCAAAGAAAATGAACGCCAGGCATTATTGGATGCGATAAACACCTTAATACCGCATGAGCAATACGATAATGCTATTTTGCAAGACACTCTAGCACTGCCTAAAACCGAAGAGCTTGGTACGGAAGAAACCACGCAAGTGTATCGTGCCCGTAAACAGAGCCAACCGGTGGCGGTTGTGCTGACCGTGGTTGCACCTAATGGTTACTCAGGTCGAATTAAAATGTTAGTGGGGATTTATAACGATGGTACTCTGGCTGGTGTCCGTGTTATTAATCACAAAGAAACACCGGGACTGGGTGATAAAATTGATGCCAGTCGTTCAAACTGGATTAAGCAGTTTGAAGGTTTGTCATTAGAAAACCCTTCATCAGCGAAATGGAAAGTCAAAAAAGATGGCGGGGCTTTTGATCAATTCACCGGGGCCACCATTACACCAAGGGCCGTAGTCAAAGCTGTTAAAGCCTCACTAGAATATTTTAAAAATCATCGTGAAGCATTATTTGCCCAAAATGAGGAAAAATCATGAATCCTTATTACCAAATAGTTAAAGAAGGCTTGTGGAAGAATAATCCAGCGCTGGTACAGTTGCTGGGCTTATGTCCCCTTCTTGCCGTCACCAATACTGTCATCAACGGTTTAGGATTAGGCTTAGCGACGATATTAACCTTGGTTGCCTCCAACGGTTTTATCTCTTTATTGAGAAATCAGATTCCTGATGAAGCGCGACTCCCCGTGTTTGTGATGATCATTGCCTCGATTGTGACCATTATCGAATTATCAATGAATGCTTGGTTTCATGATCTGTACCTAATCCTGGGCATTTTTATTCCGTTAATCGTGACGAATTGTTCGATTATTGGTCGGGCTGAAGCCTTCGCTGCCAGAAACTCTGTGGGTCCCGCCCTGCTTGATGGATTAATGATGGGCTTAGGATTCACTGCAGTATTAGTTGTATTAGGTGGCATGCGTGAACTTATCGGCCAGGGCACACTTTTCTCTCAGGCAGAGTTGATGTTTGGTGATGTAGCGAAAAATTTCAGTATTACGGTGATTGATGATTACCGCGGTTTTTTACTAGCCTTATTACCACCCGGTGCATTTATTGGTCTGGGATTAATCGTCGCATTAAAAAACGTGATTGATGCCAGACTCAGTAAACGACAAACAGTCCAAGTAGAAGCTTCGGCTGAAGTGGCAACGAGTAGCTAAAATGAATCAGGCTCAACGGCGTGATTTTTTTGCCACGCTAAAAGCACACAATCCGGCGCCCACCACTGAACTCAATTATTCTTCGCCTTTTGAGTTATTGATTGCGGTTATTTTGTCTGCTCAGGCCACCGATGTGGGTGTCAATAAGGCGACCGACAAACTCTACCCCGTCGCCAATACCCCCGAAAAAATTCTGGCCCTCGGCTTAGACGGTTTAAAGCAGTACATAAAAACCATTGGTTTATTCAATAGCAAAGCCGAAAATGTCATTAAAACCTGCAAAATACTGATTGAGCAGCATAACAGCCAGGTACCGGAAAACAGAGAAGCACTTGAAGCGTTACCAGGGGTTGGCCGTAAAACAGCAAACGTCATTCTGAATACCGTTTTTAAACACCCGGTTATTGCCGTTGATACACATATCTTCCGACTCTCCAACAGAACAGGTCTGGCTAAAGGTAAAACCATTAAAGCCGTTGAAGATAAGCTGATGAAAGTCGTCCCCAAAGAATATCTGTTAGATGCGCATCACTGGCTGATTCTGCATGGTCGCTATGTTTGCCTGGCACGTAAACCAAAATGTGACACATGTTGCGTTACTCAATACTGTGACTACTATCGCGATCAGCAACGTCGTCAGTCACGCTCAGTGTCATGATGTTTGGACAAAACAGACAAGAAATCAGACAAGTCTATTTTGATGTCTGGGCAAAAAGTCACTCAGGCCAGCCTTTATCTGAGCTTGAGAAACACATCGCTCATATCATAGAACTTCACCCAGAATATCACCTCTTATTTAACCAGCCAGAAAACATCCATCAGGACTACTTTGTAGAAGCAGGTGATACCAATCCATTTTTGCATATGGGATTACATCTGGCATTGCATGAACAAATCCAAACGGACAGACCCTCTGGTATTCGTGAAATTTATCGGCAATTACTGGCTATCAAACAGGATCAACACCACTGTGACCATCTGATGATGGACTGCCTGGCTGAATCCATATGGCAAGCACAACAAGATGGTATTCCACCATCAGAAGAAACCTATCTAAACGCGCTTAAACAATTACTGTCATAACTTCAGATCAACTTAATTCACTCTATCAGCTCATTAATGTCTTAATGCAACACGGAGAATAGCGATATGAAAGCCTACGGATTTTTCCAAGCCAACAGACAAGCACAACTCATCGAACGCGAAACACCAACAGCAAAAGGCCGCGATCTGTTGATTAAAATTGATGCGATTGCTGTCAACCCGGTTGATACAAAAATAAAAGCCAGTCTGGGTGATGGGGTTGAGCAAGCCAGAATCATTGGCTGGGATGCGTGTGGCACCGTTATCGATACAGGCAGTGAATGCGACTTGTTCAAAACCGGTGATAAAGTCTTCTACTCAGGTGATGTGACCCGTGACGGCTGTTATGCTTCTCACCAGTTAGTGGATGAACGCATTGTTGGTAAAGCGCCCAAGAACTTAAGTGCAGAGCAAGCAGCAGCAATGCCACTCACCAGTATTACCGCGTGGGAGGCATTATTCTCAAGAATGCGAATTCGAGCCGACTTGGATAAAGGCAAAACAATCCTGATTGTTGGCGGTGCCGGTGGCGTGGGCTCAATTGCTATTCAACTTGCTAAACAGCTAGGCCAGCTGAATGTGGTTGCTACAGCTTCACGTCAGGAATCCATCGACTGGTGTTATGAACTGGGCGCAGATCATGTGATTAATCACCAGCAATTAAGCGAACATTATTCAACATTAAATATTCCGGCTCCTGATTATATTTTATGTCTGGCTGACACCGATCCCTATTACGAGGAGTTAACTGACCTAATAGCACCTCAAGGTCTGATTTGTTTTGTTGTCACCAGCCAGCAGCCTCACAATATTGATAAATTAAAAAATAAAAGTGCAGGCATCGTATGGGAGTTTATGTTTGCCAGACCGATGTACCACACAGCCGATATGATCGAGCAACACCGTCTCCTCAATAAAGTCTCAGAAATGCTTGATAATAAAATACTCAAATGTACTCACAAACAAACATTGGGGCCGATTTCTACCAGCAGTATTGAGCGGGCTCATCAGTTATTATTGACGGCTAGAACGATAGGGAAAATAAGCCTTTCTGCTATAGAGGACTAATCCTTTCTGCCGCTTTTCGTAGCGCAGCG
This genomic window contains:
- the rsxC gene encoding electron transport complex subunit RsxC encodes the protein MTKTLGSFPGGLKLPGHKKRSTQTPIRKTPLAKRLTLPLQQHIGSAAIPIVEVGDKVLKGQQIARADGHVSVCLHAPSSGTIIAIEDQPIPHPSGLTAPCITIETDGEDCWVERHPVKDYRSLSAHEIRQIVRDAGIVGLGGAGFPSFIKLNPGVHHTVETLLLNGAECEPYISCDDMLMRERADGIIDGVEIMQYALRAREVILAIEDNKPQAISAMELALASRPHLQNTRLVVVPTRYPTGGEKQLIQVVTGKEVPSNGLPIDLGIVSHNMGTAYAVGRAIHHGEPLISRIVTVTGKDVTHAGNFETLFGTPISEVLAYAETKREPDEAFILGGPMMGFSLSGDNLPVTKTANCILAGVDDAAPAQEPLPCIRCGDCASACPASLLPQQLYWHSRAKDFDQTRDYNLFDCIECGCCDYVCPSKIPLVSYFRFAKTEIMNQERERKKSDLARDRFETRQARLEREQREKEERQRQRKAALAASKAKKEQQEKTAETADADNKETE
- the rsxA gene encoding electron transport complex subunit RsxA, with the protein product MADYALILISTILVNNIVLVKFLGLCPFMGVSRKLETAMGMALATTFVLTLSSISSYLINEYLLAPFGIEFLRTISFIFVIAVVVQFTEMVVHKTSPLLYQVLGIFLPLITTNCAVLGVALLNVQEKHGFIESALYGFGAALGFSMVLIIFAGMRERLAAADVPVPFQGAAIGLITAGLMSMAFMGFTGLVKG
- the nth gene encoding endonuclease III — encoded protein: MNQAQRRDFFATLKAHNPAPTTELNYSSPFELLIAVILSAQATDVGVNKATDKLYPVANTPEKILALGLDGLKQYIKTIGLFNSKAENVIKTCKILIEQHNSQVPENREALEALPGVGRKTANVILNTVFKHPVIAVDTHIFRLSNRTGLAKGKTIKAVEDKLMKVVPKEYLLDAHHWLILHGRYVCLARKPKCDTCCVTQYCDYYRDQQRRQSRSVS
- a CDS encoding electron transport complex subunit E translates to MNPYYQIVKEGLWKNNPALVQLLGLCPLLAVTNTVINGLGLGLATILTLVASNGFISLLRNQIPDEARLPVFVMIIASIVTIIELSMNAWFHDLYLILGIFIPLIVTNCSIIGRAEAFAARNSVGPALLDGLMMGLGFTAVLVVLGGMRELIGQGTLFSQAELMFGDVAKNFSITVIDDYRGFLLALLPPGAFIGLGLIVALKNVIDARLSKRQTVQVEASAEVATSS
- the rsxG gene encoding electron transport complex subunit RsxG: MADFKKHVLRVGAVLGLFAIVATTMVAFTEQNTRQQIKENERQALLDAINTLIPHEQYDNAILQDTLALPKTEELGTEETTQVYRARKQSQPVAVVLTVVAPNGYSGRIKMLVGIYNDGTLAGVRVINHKETPGLGDKIDASRSNWIKQFEGLSLENPSSAKWKVKKDGGAFDQFTGATITPRAVVKAVKASLEYFKNHREALFAQNEEKS
- the rsxB gene encoding electron transport complex subunit RsxB, translated to MLTAVIALTLLALILGLLLGFASVKFKVEGDPIVDQIDKILPQTQCGQCSFAGCRPYAEAIAAGEVDINRCPPGGESTIQALADLLDVEPKPLDEECGVEKPKMLAVIDEQRCIGCTLCIQACPVDAILGAAKHMHTVIADECTGCELCLEPCPVDCIDMVEMTPNPNTWRWPDPSHVQLERGERI
- a CDS encoding DUF1841 family protein, with translation MMFGQNRQEIRQVYFDVWAKSHSGQPLSELEKHIAHIIELHPEYHLLFNQPENIHQDYFVEAGDTNPFLHMGLHLALHEQIQTDRPSGIREIYRQLLAIKQDQHHCDHLMMDCLAESIWQAQQDGIPPSEETYLNALKQLLS
- the rsxD gene encoding electron transport complex subunit RsxD; this encodes MAIFRMSPPFLAGTNRVTMQMLQVIFAMIPAIAAMVYFFGPAVLINISLALTVALLAEAILLKLRKRPVKPFITDGSAAVTAILLAVAIPPLSPWWLTVTGVLFAIVFAKHLYGGLGYNPFNPAMIGYVLLLVSFPLEMTTWLPVKSLTDNPLDLHSAFQLIFYGQTNAGWVADTVSGATPLDTMKTQIGQSIAPAYIVNQNLFGSLGGLGWEWINIWFAVGGLYLLYRRVISWHVPVAMIGTMFVLSGVTYLFAPEITGSPLFHLMSGGTMIGAFFIATDPVSGSTTVKGRLVFGAGVGALTYIIRVWGGYPDGVAFAVLLMNMLAPLIDYYTQPKVYGATK
- a CDS encoding 3-deoxy-7-phosphoheptulonate synthase, with protein sequence MLYSTDDLRITGIQEVIPPAQLHEELPITDQASETVFHARKATQDILHKRDDRLTIIVGPCSIHDPLAAREYATRLQPLIEELKDDLQIIMRVYFEKPRSVVGWKGLINDPYLDGSFKINDGLHIARKLLLDLAEMGVPSATEYLDLISPQYIADLVSWGAIGARTTESQAHRELASGLSCPVGFKNATDGGVQIAVDACLSASKPHHFMSLTKAGRSAIFSTTGNPDCHIILRGGREPNFDSDSINAAADVITRSGQDVRIMIDCSHANSGKNHIQQETVCREVAAQIANGEKRIVGLMLESNLVAGRQNAESGKELVYGQSITDACMAWDNTEDLLRELATAVQQRREKS
- a CDS encoding zinc-binding alcohol dehydrogenase family protein — its product is MKAYGFFQANRQAQLIERETPTAKGRDLLIKIDAIAVNPVDTKIKASLGDGVEQARIIGWDACGTVIDTGSECDLFKTGDKVFYSGDVTRDGCYASHQLVDERIVGKAPKNLSAEQAAAMPLTSITAWEALFSRMRIRADLDKGKTILIVGGAGGVGSIAIQLAKQLGQLNVVATASRQESIDWCYELGADHVINHQQLSEHYSTLNIPAPDYILCLADTDPYYEELTDLIAPQGLICFVVTSQQPHNIDKLKNKSAGIVWEFMFARPMYHTADMIEQHRLLNKVSEMLDNKILKCTHKQTLGPISTSSIERAHQLLLTARTIGKISLSAIED